From Paenibacillus sp. PL2-23:
GCCGAAAGCCTCCTTCAATACAGCGAAGATCGTTCCGGCTGTGCCCTCCATCGACTTCAGCATGATATTGCCGGCAAACCCGTCGCACACCAGCACGTCGCACGTTCCGTTCAGGATATCCCGGGATTCCACGTTGCCGACGAAATGAATAGGCGCTTGCTCCAGCAGCTCGAACGCCGCTTTGGTCAGCTCGTTGCCCTTCTTCGCTTCCGTTCCGACGTTGAGCAGCCCCACGCGCGGCTTCGCTAGTCCGTGAACCTTGGCGCGATATATACTGCCCATGATGCCGTACTGAAGCAAATGCTCCGGCTTGGCGTCCATGTTGGCGCCCAGATCAAGCGCCAGCACGCCAACATCGTCCATGGTTGGCATCATTGGCGCCAGCGCCGGGCGTTCGATGCCCTCCATACGGCCGACAATCAGCAAGCCGGTTGTCATCAGCGCTCCCGTATTGCCTGCTGACATCATGGCGTCAGCCGCCTTGTCCTTCACGAGCTGGCCCGCAACGACCATGGAAGCCGTCTTTTTCCTTCGGACGGCCTTTACTGGCTCGTCATCCGGTCCAATTACGTCCTCCGCGTGATAAATTCGTATATTGGCAGGCGGGTTGTCCTTCAGAAGCGGCTCAATCACCGCTTGATTACCCACCAGCAGCAGCTCGGTGTCCGGCCATTCCCTGGCCGCCTCCAGCGCTCCCTGAACGATGGAGCCCGGGGCGTGGTCTCCCCCCATGGCATCAATCGCGATCCGCATGTGTTACTCCTCCTCCGTTGTCTCTGTCGCCGGCGGACCTGTAGATGACGAAGTTGCCCTGGAACACCATCTCGTCGCCTACATAGGTGAACAGCTCTACCTTTGATTTGCTTCTCTCGCCCGAAATCGAGCGCACATACGCCTTGGCGATACACTTCTCCCCAAGCTTGACGGGCCGGATAAACCGGATATCAGCGGTCACAGTCAAAGCGATGGCGTCATTAATAACCGCAACGGCCAGCGAGTTTGCCTGTGCGAACACATGATGGCCCCTTGCGATGCCCGTGCGGGAGAACACATGCTCCTCGCGGATTTCGAAGATGGAGATACCGCTCTTGTCCAGCTCCAGGTCGACGATGTCGCCGATCACCTCATGAAGCGGCAGCGAGCGTACGGCGTCGTAGGAGCGTTCAGCCATCAGCTTCAGCCGTTCCCGCAGCTCCGGAATGCCGAGCTCCATTCGGTCGAGCCTGACGGTCTGGATGCTGACCTTCAGCAGCCTCGTCAGCTCGCGATCCGTTATGAACGGATTGTCATCTATATGCTGGGCCAGCAACTGATGCCGCTGACGCTTGGGCATTCGTTCCATGCTCGGCCCCCTTGTCCGCTGATCCAATTCGGAATGCCGCCTCGCATTCCTTATTAGTTATATGTATAGCCTGTAATTTTATCACCTGGTACTAAATCAGTATATGAGAAAACCTCTCCCGAGGTCAACTCAGGATAAGTAAAGAACAAAAAAAATAGCACCTCACCGCTAGATGAAGTGCTACCGCCCGAAATCATTATTATTGGGAAATGATCTCTTTCGTTTTGTAATATCCACACACTTTGCATACGTGGTGAGCCAATTTCAGCTCTCCGCACTGCTCGCACTTCACCATACCCGGTATCGCAAGCTTGAAATGCGTACGACGTTTGTCGCGGCGAGTTTTGGATGTTCTACGTTGAGGTACTGCCATCTTTCCCACCTCCTTCACAAAATCAATAGCCGTGCTGCTAATCCTTAAATAAATCCTTCAGCGCCGCAAATCGAGGATCGATGACCTCATGCTTGCAATCGCATGCTCGCTCATTTAAGTTCTCTCCACAGGACTGGCACAGTCCCTTGCAATCCTTGCTGCACAACGGGGCAAACGGCATAAATACCAGAACCGCTTCCTCCAGAAACGGCCTTAAATCCAGCCTCTCCGTTGGCACCTCCACGAACTCGTCGTTCTCGTCCGCTTCTGGCCCCTCGTCCTTCTCCTCTGCGGATGCCAGCTTGAACTGCTCGAAGTACGGTATAACCGTATGCTCCTCCACCTTGTCCAAGCAGCGAGAGCAAGCCAGGTCCAGGTCAATGGACAATTCTCCGGATGCGGTTACGAAGCCTTCGTGACCAGCCACCTCAAGCGATACGTGCAGCGGTCCAGCCGCTAAGACATCCGCACGACCCTTGAACAGCTCGCTTACGTCCAGCTTCTCCTGCACCGTTGCCTTCAGGCCCTTGGCCATCCATTCCTGCATATGAAACTGCATAACATCACTCCAAACAAACAAAGATTATTATAGCGATTTACTTGATCTTTTGTCAACAATTTCACTCAGGCTATTTGGCGCGCCCCTATCCGTTAAGTGACGAAGCACCCTCTCTATGCTATATTGAAATCACTTGTCAATCAAGCGTCAGAAAGGCTGGTAAGCGATGCGGGCAGTCGGTTTAATCGTAGAATACAACCCTTTTCATAACGGACATCTTTATCATTTGCGCCAATCGGTCAAAATAACAGACGCTGAGGCGGTCGTCGCCGTCATGAGCGGCAATTTCCTGCAGCGGGGTGAGCCCGCCATGTGGGACAAGTGGACACGCACGCGCATGGCGCTTGCCGGCGGCTGCGACCTGGTGATCGAGCTCCCGTGCGCCTACGCGACGCAAGCGGCAGAATGGTTCGCCTATGGCGCCGTATCGCTGCTGGAGGCGACAGGTGTCGTAGACGCGTTCTGCTTCGGCACAGAAAGCGGCCAGCTTGCGCCGCTTCTGCGCGCGGCGGACATCGCGGCCGAGGAGCCGCCGCGATTCCGTGAGCTGCTAATGGGCGGCCTGGGCAGCGGCGCAAGCTACCCCGTAGCCTACAGCAGAGCGGTGCAGGCTTATCTCGGCGAGCAAGGGGCGGAGGATATGTCCCGTTTCCCGTTCGATCAGCCCAATCACACGCTAGGCCTTCATTATCTCATTGCGCTGAAGCGGCTAAAGGGGACCATGACCCCTTATACGATTGCCAGAGAGAAGGCTCAATATCATCAGTCAGACGTCACGGACAGCTCTATCGCAAGCGCGACGGCCATTCGCAAGCTGCTGCTTGAGAGCCGCTCGCTGCAGGGCATAAGCCGCTATGTACCCTCCTCTACCTCCAGCATCCTATCGGAACGGCTGGATGCCGGCGTGCCCGCGATGGGCTGGGAGCAGTACGAGAAGCCGCTGTTCCGCATGCTCCTGACGCAAGACCGCCACCGATTGGCGGAATTTCACGAAATAACGGAAGGACTGGAGCATCGTATTCTGAACGCGCTGCCAGAGCTGGAGTCATGGAGCTTCGAGAGCCTGCTCGGCGCGCTGAAGACGAGACGTTATACCCGAACAAAGCTGCAGCGCGCCCTTCTCTCCATTCTGCTGGGCCACGCCAAAGAGGATTTCACGCGGGACAAGCTTGCGGGAGGCGTACGGTATATCCGCGTGCTCGGCTTCACGGATAAGGGCCGCGAGCTGCTGAAGGACATGCGCCGCCAAGCGTCGCTTCCCGTCCTGATGAGCGCCGCGCGCCCGCCGGGCTCGTACCGCTATCTGGAGCTGGATGTGCGGGCCAGCAATGCATATATGCTGGGCGTGCCAGGGGCAAGCCTTCAGCGCGATCTATACCGTGACTATCGGGACGCTCCCATCATGCTCTAAAGACGCTTCGTGAAGGAGGCGACGGCATTCATCGCCTCCTGCAGCGTCTCCACGCCTACGATCTGCATGTCCGACCCCATGCTTCGCGCCTTCGCCGCGGCGGCCCCCTCATTGGCCTTCGGCACCAGGAACAGACTTGCGCCTTCAGCGTCCGTCGACACAACCTTCTGCTTGATGCCGCCAATGGCCCCAATTCTTCCGCTGGGATCAATGGTGCCTGTAGCGGCAATCCGTCCGCCGCCCGTCAAGTCTCCCTCCGTAAGCAGATCTATCGCAGCAAGAGCAAATACAAGACCAGCGGACGGACCACCAATCTCCCGGGCCGAAATGCGCAGCGACTGCTCCTCCTGCTCCGCCTGTACGGCTCGCAGCTCTGTGAAGCCCTTAACTCCAAGCAGCTCTGCCAGCCGTTTGGCCTCTCCACCTGTATCGCCAGCCATCGCTTCGGCGTCTCGAAGCTCAATCTCCAGCGTCTCTCCCCCGCGATCCGCCTCCAATATGACAGATTGCCCCTGGCCGCTTCTTACATCCCCTAGCACAGCCGCCACCAGCTTCGCAGCGTGCTCCACGCTCTGGAATCGTTCGCCGTCCTGGATGCCGATCAGCCTGTCTCCCGCCTTCAGCTTCCCTGCGGGATGGTCCGCGATAAGGATCACATCCGTCACCACAATGGACGCCGTCTCCACCCTGTACGGCACGTTCAAATATCGGTACGCCGCTTCCAGGGCGTCCTGCTGTGAGCCCTCCATAATTACCGTCAGCCGCTCCGAATACTGCTGCTGGGAATATTGGCCAAACACGTCGTTTTTCAGATAAATGTCGCGATCACCGTCGACAGCCGCCTTCAGGACGCCCCACATGTTCGGCAGCGTCAGCTTAACCGCAGTAAGCAGCAGCTCTCCTTCGCCCTGGCCTCCCCTGGAGCCGGAGGCGTATTCAATCATCGGCTCCACCGGAACCGCGATTCCCGGCTCGTAGACCGCATACGGCGTCGGCGCATACAGCAGCCCCCACATGACAAGAGCGGTCGCGCCCGCCGACAGCGCGATGCGGCGCAGGGCGGATATTCCGGAACGCATAGGCTGTTCCCCCCAATCTATGCTTCAATGCATCCTGCGATGCTGGTCTATCTCCGGACTGGCCGGCGTACTTATGAATCGTAAGAGGTATGTCCAAGAGGAGTTGAGCCATCTTGCCCAAAACCATTCTGCTGGCCGTCTTGTCGATCCTATTGGTGGGCTCCATCATCACGCAGCCCGACGCCTCGTTCCAGGCGTCACTGCAAGGGCTGGCCGTTTGGTGGAACATCGTGTTCCCCGGCATGCTGCCCTTTCTCGTTCTATATGAAATCATGCTTGCGTTCGGTCTCGCTCATGTGCTGGGCGCCCTGCTTCAGCCCGCGATGAGGCGCTCCGCCCCGCTGCCCGGAGAAACGGCTCTGGCGCTTGTCGTCGGCTGGCTGGGCGGCTATCCCGCTGGCTCCGAGGCCGTCGCCTCACTGCGCAAGCGCGAGCTGCTCAGCCGCTCGCAGGGCCAGCGGCTGCTCGCGATCGCCTATATGCCCAATCCGCTGTTCATGCTCGTTGTCATCGGCGCTGGCTTCCTTCACAAGCCGATAGCAGGCATGATGATAACAGCAGCTGTATGGGCCTCCGCCCTCTGGCTGCTGCTGATGTCCTTGCTATTCCGCAGAAGACGGTCCGCTCTGGCAGCGGAGACGCCAAGCAGCGAGTCAGCCGCCGACAACCAAGAAGCCCCCAAGCCGCCAGGCTTGGCTGCTGGACTGGCGCTGGCCCTTCAAGGCGGCCGGGAGCAGGATGGCCGCAGCTTCGGCAAGGTGCTTGGCGACGCCGTATCCGGCAGCGTTCAGAAGCTGATGGTCATTGGCGGGTTTATGATATTAGCCTCCGTGCTGTCCAAGCTGACGGAGCCGCTCCTTGCACCCATCGCAGAGCAAGGCTTTGCGTTTATCGGTCCTGCGCTCTTCGAAGGGCATCTAGGCGCCTACGCCGCAGCCCTCTGGCAAGCGCCCGGGGACAGCTTGGCATTCAGCTGCGCTATTATTTCAGCGGTCCTGGCCTGGAGCGGCCTCGCGGGCATTCTTCAGACCGGCTATGCCATAACCGGAACGGACTTGAAGCTGCTGCCCTTTGTCGCTTACCGGCTGAATCACGCGCTGCACGCCTTCATTCTGACGCTCCTGCTCTGGAAGCCGCTAAGCTGGCTGACAGCCAAGCTCGGGGGGAGCGGCGTATTCCCAGCGATGCAGCCCTACGAGTCCATAAGCCCTCCAGCGAATAGGCTCGCAGCCTTCGCCGTCAGCGATCTGCCGACGCTGTGGCCAGCCTCCTTGCTTGCAGCAGGCATCCTGTTGGCGCTTATCCTGACAGCGCGCATACTCATTGGCCCGGGAGGCTGGCGCGGGAAGCGCGCGACCCGCTAAACCCCGTTATCAGCGCCTGCATAACGCCTTGCCGCAGGCTTAGCCCCTGGCCGCGTACTTCTCCTTCAGTCGCTCTTCTACCACCTGCGGCACCAGCTCGTGCACATCGCCTTTGAATTGGGCGATCTCCTTCACGATGCTGGAGCTCAGATATGAATATTTGGGATTCGTCATCATAAACATCGTGTCGATCTCGCCATCCAGCAAATGGTTGGTTGAAGCCAGCTGAAGCTCATATTCGAAATCCGTGACAGATCGAATGCCGCGAATAATCACATCCGCATCCTTGCTTCGCATGAACCTTACCAGCAGATCACGGAAGCTGTCAATCTCCACGTTCGGAATGTCCTTGGTCACCTCTGCCAGCAGCTGTTTGCGCTCCTCTACGGAGAACAGCGGGTTTTTGCTTGTATTGTTAAGCACTGCGACAATCAGGCGATCGAATTGCTTCGCGGAACGCTTAATAATATCCAGGTGTCCGTAAGTGACGGGGTCGAAGCTGCCTGGATACACCGCGATTCGCTCCTTCTTATCAGACTGGCTCCGTTCGTTCTGGTTCATTCTCCGACACGCTCCTATTCTTGTTGTCTTGCATTATGTAGCGGTATATCGTAACGGCTGTATCGCCATATTGCGCGTGCCTGATCTGCTGGAATGCCGCCAGCTCCTCCGGATAGCCGTGGGAGGCGTCATGCTCTACGACGACAGTGGCATCCTCCGCCAGCATGCCCTTCTCCGCCAGCTCAGCCATCACCTCATCCATCGTCGTCATCCGGTATGGCGGATCGAGGAACACCATTGAGAATTGAATGCCACGCTTTGCCAACGCTTTCAATGCTCGCTCCGCATCGTTTTTATATATTTCCGCCGCGCTCTCAGCGCCGACCGCTTTCACATTGTGGCGGATGATATCCAGGCTGATTTTCTCTTTGTCGACAAAGATAACCCGCTCCGCCCCTCTGCTCCACGCTTCGATCCCGAGACCTCCCGTCCCTGCGAACAGATCCAGCGCGATCCCGCCGTCGAAGTACGGTCCAATCATACTAAATATCGCTTCCTTCACCTTATCCGTGGTTGGCCTCGTATTCGTGCCCGGCACGGCCTTCAGCGCGCGCCCTCTCGCCGCGCCCGCGATGACTCTCACAGCTATTGCCCCTTTCGCGTCCTATCCCGCCTATCTTAGTGTTCACCCATCTTACCATATTCGGGAACATCTCACCATCGCGTTGCCGCAAAGGCCTCTTCGCAATATTTTTATCTGGGATGTATAAACGTTCCCAAAGCGGACAAAATAGGATCATCGGCGTCGCGAGATGCCGTAGACAACCGCGGAGAAGACTTACGTTTCCCCATAAGTTCTTCGTCCGGTTTCTCCTCTCCCATGAAAAGGGCGTCCCGAAAGGGGCGCCCGATTGGCGTTTGCAGATTTTGCCATCCAAAGTCCCGTTTGCAAGGATGGCAGCATGTGGTAGACTAATGTATTATTGCCCAACTCAGGGTGCTCAATAAAATCTTAATTATTGGAGAGAGCTGTTTGAATTGTCGTTGCAGAACACAGGTCGAGAAGCTGCGAACCATTATGGAGCAAACCTATGACGAATATTTGTCGTTTACGGACCCGGCAGTCCTATCGGCAAGTCAAGCACTGGATGATGCTTTGGTGCAATATCGCAACTGTCCCAGCTTTGAGCAATGCAGCAGGTGGGGACGGCCTGACACCCAATCCAAAAAAGACCCTACGATTTGCTAATCAGCGCCCCGCTTGGGGCGTTTTTTGTTTCGCTTCAACCCCTCGCGCTAGTTATCTCCCGAACTGTTCATTATTTCTAAAGCGTGCCGCTCAAAAGTTTGATCCATTCAGGGCAACCTTATAAAAATGAAGGAGGTTGTTCTTTATGCATACCGTTTGGAAGGGCGCAATCAGCTTCGGTCTCGTGCACGTGCCTGTCAAAATGTTTACCGCTACGGAAGACAAGGACATTCGTTTCCGCACCATTCACAAGGAATGCGGCATGCCGATTTCGCAGCAGCGGGTGTGCTCGCATTGCGGGCGCGAGATCGCGAGCGACGAGCTGGCCAAGGGCTTTGAATACGAAAAGGATAAATTTGTTTTGTTCAGCGAGGAGGAGCTGGAGGAGCTGCGACCGGAGTCTGCGCGCACAATATCGATCCTGGATTTTGTGGATTTGACCGATATTGATCCCATATATTTCGAGAAGGCGTATTACCTGTCTCCCGATATGGCTGGCTCTGGCGCATACGGGCTGCTGATTGAAGCCATTCGCCAAACAGGCAAAATTGGTATTGCCAAAATCTCGATCCGCAGCAAAAGCCGACTTGCCGCCATCCGCGTTGTCGCCAACTGCCTCTGTCTGGAGACGATGCACTTTCCAGATGAAATCCGGCCCATATCGCTTGTGCCCAACATACCGGAGCAGACAGCGGTGAACGACAAGGAGCTGGAGATCGCCAAGCTGCTGGTAGAGCAGCTGTCGGCGCCATTCGCTCCTGACAAATACACCGATGATTACAGACTGGCGCTGCAGAATGCCATCGAAGCCAAGATTGCAGGTGAAGGCATCGACATTGTAGCGGCGCCCGCGACTGAAGCCGGCGGCGGCAATGTCGTAGATCTTATGGCGGCTCTGCAAGCAAGTCTTGACGCCGTGGCCAAAATTCCCACCGATACCGGCGGAGAGAAACGCAAAACAGGCAAAGCAGCGGCACCTAAAGAGAAAAAAAACAAAAAAACAAAAGAAACGGCATCGTAATGGAGGTTCCTTATGCCTGAGCTCCCTGAAATGGAAACCTACAGAGCTCTGCTGAGCGAACGAATCGCAGGGAAAAGGATTCGAGCGGCCATGGTGACGCGCGAAAAAACGATCAACGTGCCAGTCGATGCGTTCAGATCGCGGGTAGAAGGTCAAAGGCTGGCGCGCATCGACAGGCGGGCCAAAATGCTTCTCTTCCGGCTGGACAGCGGGGATTCACTCCTCCTGCATCTCATGCTTGGCGGCTCGATGTTTTTCGGCGCTCCGGAGGAAGCGCCTGACCGGACGGCCCAGGTCGTGCTCGCGCTCGAGGGAGGCGGCAGCCTTTTTTTCCACGGCTTGCGTCTCGGTTATCTGCACGTCTATACTCCAGCCGAGCTGGAGGAGAAGCTCCAAGGGCTCGGTCCAGAGCCGCTCGATCCAGCGTTTGGACCCAACAACCTCACCTTGCAGCTACGGCGGAAATCCAGACGCGCAGTGAAATTTGCGCTGACGGACCAGAACGTCATCGCCGGGATCGGCAACTGCTATGCTGACGAGATGTGTTACTCCGCCGGAATTAACCCGCTTCGCAAGCTGTCGAGCCTGTCGGACGGCGAACTCCAAACCCTCTTCAATTCGATGCGTTCAACGCTGGCGGAAGGAATTCGGTATGGCGGGTACATGGAGACCCCTCTATTCACGGGCGATTCTTTAACCGGCGGCTATAATAGCCGCTGCAAGGTATATGACCGTGGCGGCGAGCCCTGCATCCGCTGCGGCACCCCGATTACAAGGACGGAGAGCAGCGGACGGAAGGTGTTCTTCTGCGGATCCTGTCAACGGCAAGGAGGACACATCAATGGCGGTGAAGACGCCGTCAACGACAAGGCTGCAATGCGTGAGCTGGTTGTTCACCATTAAGCACGACGCGCTCGGCGTTGGGCGCGACGCGGTCGACGTTGGGCGCGGCGCGGTCAGCGTTGGGCGGCACGCGCCTTCCGCTGGCGCTTATCGCTTCTGAATCAGCGATTGGACGAATTTGATTTCCTCCGAATGAGGGAAGCTCGCGTTGTTAGGCGTCTCCAGCACGATCGGCAGCTCCCGGATGACGGGACTGTGGAGGAACTCCGCCATAGCCCGCTCTCCGATGCACCCTCTCCCGACACTGGCGTGCCGATCCTTGAAGGAACGGCTGGGATAGACGGAATCGTTCAGGTGAACAGCCTTCAGATGCTGGAAGTATCCCAGCTCCTTCCCCTTCTCCAGCAGGGCCCCCCAATTGTCACCCGTCCACAAGCCGCTCGCAAACGCGTGGCAGGTATCAAAGCAAAACCCCATTTTTTCGGGAAAGCTGGACAGGGCTCGCATTTGAACCAGCTCCTCCATCGTCATCCCCATTCGCCCGCCTTGACCGGAATGATTTTCAATGAGCAGGAGTGCGGGGCCATCACTGACGCTTAACACTTCATTCATGGTCTCCAGCATTAGCTGATATCCGCGAAGAGGTTCCGTTCCCTTGTATTTGCCGAAATGAACGACGAGGCCAGTCGAGCCGCAAGCGGATGCAATCTCAAGATCGTTAATCAGCGAACGGATCGTCGATTGCCGCAGCTCCGGCTCCTCCGCTGATAGATTCGTTGCATATGGCGTATGGGCGATTGAAGACAAGCCTTGCTCCCGGCAGAAGCGGGCGCAGCTTTGGGCATCTTGTTTGTCATACTTCTTCAGAGTCAGACTGCGGGGGTTTTTCGGAAAATATTGAAAAGACCGCCCTCCCAATCTAACGGCCTCCTTGGCGGCAGCCAAATAACCGTTGCGAATCGACACATGGCTGCCGAGTCTCATCTTATTCCCCCTACCCTCTTTTACCCTTTAGCCTTCCTCAGCGGCTCCGGAATGATTCCAGACCTCATGTGGGCAAACTGGGAGCAGTAGAGAATGGGAGGTTCATAAATGATGCCAACAACAACAGAGCTGAGACCCGTTCA
This genomic window contains:
- a CDS encoding DNA-formamidopyrimidine glycosylase family protein; the protein is MPELPEMETYRALLSERIAGKRIRAAMVTREKTINVPVDAFRSRVEGQRLARIDRRAKMLLFRLDSGDSLLLHLMLGGSMFFGAPEEAPDRTAQVVLALEGGGSLFFHGLRLGYLHVYTPAELEEKLQGLGPEPLDPAFGPNNLTLQLRRKSRRAVKFALTDQNVIAGIGNCYADEMCYSAGINPLRKLSSLSDGELQTLFNSMRSTLAEGIRYGGYMETPLFTGDSLTGGYNSRCKVYDRGGEPCIRCGTPITRTESSGRKVFFCGSCQRQGGHINGGEDAVNDKAAMRELVVHH
- the rpmF gene encoding 50S ribosomal protein L32; protein product: MAVPQRRTSKTRRDKRRTHFKLAIPGMVKCEQCGELKLAHHVCKVCGYYKTKEIISQ
- a CDS encoding S16 family serine protease, whose translation is MRSGISALRRIALSAGATALVMWGLLYAPTPYAVYEPGIAVPVEPMIEYASGSRGGQGEGELLLTAVKLTLPNMWGVLKAAVDGDRDIYLKNDVFGQYSQQQYSERLTVIMEGSQQDALEAAYRYLNVPYRVETASIVVTDVILIADHPAGKLKAGDRLIGIQDGERFQSVEHAAKLVAAVLGDVRSGQGQSVILEADRGGETLEIELRDAEAMAGDTGGEAKRLAELLGVKGFTELRAVQAEQEEQSLRISAREIGGPSAGLVFALAAIDLLTEGDLTGGGRIAATGTIDPSGRIGAIGGIKQKVVSTDAEGASLFLVPKANEGAAAAKARSMGSDMQIVGVETLQEAMNAVASFTKRL
- the rsmD gene encoding 16S rRNA (guanine(966)-N(2))-methyltransferase RsmD — encoded protein: MRVIAGAARGRALKAVPGTNTRPTTDKVKEAIFSMIGPYFDGGIALDLFAGTGGLGIEAWSRGAERVIFVDKEKISLDIIRHNVKAVGAESAAEIYKNDAERALKALAKRGIQFSMVFLDPPYRMTTMDEVMAELAEKGMLAEDATVVVEHDASHGYPEELAAFQQIRHAQYGDTAVTIYRYIMQDNKNRSVSENEPERTEPV
- the coaD gene encoding pantetheine-phosphate adenylyltransferase, which translates into the protein MNQNERSQSDKKERIAVYPGSFDPVTYGHLDIIKRSAKQFDRLIVAVLNNTSKNPLFSVEERKQLLAEVTKDIPNVEIDSFRDLLVRFMRSKDADVIIRGIRSVTDFEYELQLASTNHLLDGEIDTMFMMTNPKYSYLSSSIVKEIAQFKGDVHELVPQVVEERLKEKYAARG
- the plsX gene encoding phosphate acyltransferase PlsX, which produces MRIAIDAMGGDHAPGSIVQGALEAAREWPDTELLLVGNQAVIEPLLKDNPPANIRIYHAEDVIGPDDEPVKAVRRKKTASMVVAGQLVKDKAADAMMSAGNTGALMTTGLLIVGRMEGIERPALAPMMPTMDDVGVLALDLGANMDAKPEHLLQYGIMGSIYRAKVHGLAKPRVGLLNVGTEAKKGNELTKAAFELLEQAPIHFVGNVESRDILNGTCDVLVCDGFAGNIMLKSMEGTAGTIFAVLKEAFGSSLMTKVAAAIMLPKLKQVKKKLDYKEHGGAPLLGLNGLVIKCHGSSDATAVKNAVRQTRIALQASLIESISAEINRK
- a CDS encoding aspartyl-phosphate phosphatase Spo0E family protein; amino-acid sequence: MNCRCRTQVEKLRTIMEQTYDEYLSFTDPAVLSASQALDDALVQYRNCPSFEQCSRWGRPDTQSKKDPTIC
- a CDS encoding DUF177 domain-containing protein; translation: MQFHMQEWMAKGLKATVQEKLDVSELFKGRADVLAAGPLHVSLEVAGHEGFVTASGELSIDLDLACSRCLDKVEEHTVIPYFEQFKLASAEEKDEGPEADENDEFVEVPTERLDLRPFLEEAVLVFMPFAPLCSKDCKGLCQSCGENLNERACDCKHEVIDPRFAALKDLFKD
- a CDS encoding nucleotidyltransferase; translation: MRAVGLIVEYNPFHNGHLYHLRQSVKITDAEAVVAVMSGNFLQRGEPAMWDKWTRTRMALAGGCDLVIELPCAYATQAAEWFAYGAVSLLEATGVVDAFCFGTESGQLAPLLRAADIAAEEPPRFRELLMGGLGSGASYPVAYSRAVQAYLGEQGAEDMSRFPFDQPNHTLGLHYLIALKRLKGTMTPYTIAREKAQYHQSDVTDSSIASATAIRKLLLESRSLQGISRYVPSSTSSILSERLDAGVPAMGWEQYEKPLFRMLLTQDRHRLAEFHEITEGLEHRILNALPELESWSFESLLGALKTRRYTRTKLQRALLSILLGHAKEDFTRDKLAGGVRYIRVLGFTDKGRELLKDMRRQASLPVLMSAARPPGSYRYLELDVRASNAYMLGVPGASLQRDLYRDYRDAPIML
- a CDS encoding Ku protein; this encodes MHTVWKGAISFGLVHVPVKMFTATEDKDIRFRTIHKECGMPISQQRVCSHCGREIASDELAKGFEYEKDKFVLFSEEELEELRPESARTISILDFVDLTDIDPIYFEKAYYLSPDMAGSGAYGLLIEAIRQTGKIGIAKISIRSKSRLAAIRVVANCLCLETMHFPDEIRPISLVPNIPEQTAVNDKELEIAKLLVEQLSAPFAPDKYTDDYRLALQNAIEAKIAGEGIDIVAAPATEAGGGNVVDLMAALQASLDAVAKIPTDTGGEKRKTGKAAAPKEKKNKKTKETAS
- the fapR gene encoding transcription factor FapR; amino-acid sequence: MPKRQRHQLLAQHIDDNPFITDRELTRLLKVSIQTVRLDRMELGIPELRERLKLMAERSYDAVRSLPLHEVIGDIVDLELDKSGISIFEIREEHVFSRTGIARGHHVFAQANSLAVAVINDAIALTVTADIRFIRPVKLGEKCIAKAYVRSISGERSKSKVELFTYVGDEMVFQGNFVIYRSAGDRDNGGGVTHADRD
- a CDS encoding nucleoside recognition domain-containing protein, coding for MPKTILLAVLSILLVGSIITQPDASFQASLQGLAVWWNIVFPGMLPFLVLYEIMLAFGLAHVLGALLQPAMRRSAPLPGETALALVVGWLGGYPAGSEAVASLRKRELLSRSQGQRLLAIAYMPNPLFMLVVIGAGFLHKPIAGMMITAAVWASALWLLLMSLLFRRRRSALAAETPSSESAADNQEAPKPPGLAAGLALALQGGREQDGRSFGKVLGDAVSGSVQKLMVIGGFMILASVLSKLTEPLLAPIAEQGFAFIGPALFEGHLGAYAAALWQAPGDSLAFSCAIISAVLAWSGLAGILQTGYAITGTDLKLLPFVAYRLNHALHAFILTLLLWKPLSWLTAKLGGSGVFPAMQPYESISPPANRLAAFAVSDLPTLWPASLLAAGILLALILTARILIGPGGWRGKRATR
- a CDS encoding deoxyribonuclease IV produces the protein MRLGSHVSIRNGYLAAAKEAVRLGGRSFQYFPKNPRSLTLKKYDKQDAQSCARFCREQGLSSIAHTPYATNLSAEEPELRQSTIRSLINDLEIASACGSTGLVVHFGKYKGTEPLRGYQLMLETMNEVLSVSDGPALLLIENHSGQGGRMGMTMEELVQMRALSSFPEKMGFCFDTCHAFASGLWTGDNWGALLEKGKELGYFQHLKAVHLNDSVYPSRSFKDRHASVGRGCIGERAMAEFLHSPVIRELPIVLETPNNASFPHSEEIKFVQSLIQKR